The following is a genomic window from Stenotrophomonas maltophilia.
CCGGCTCCAGCTTGAGGGTCGAAAAGTGACGTGAACGGACTGGACTTGCCCCTGTTCAGGCTTCACGCGATCATGGCGCCCGGCTGCGCACCATCCACGCAGTCGCCGCAGGAGACAGTTCCATGGCTTCGGTCACGCCCCCCGGTCTGGCCTACGAGGTCGAGCACGACCTGGCCAACCACCGCTTCACCGCTCGTGTGCGAGGACAGCTGGCGGTACTGGACTACCAGATCAAGCGCAGGCGCATGGTCATCACCCACACCGAAGTGCCCGAGCCGATCGCTGGCCGTGGCATTGCCGGCGAGTTGACCCGCGTCGCGCTGCGTTTTGCCCGCGAACAGAAGTACAAGGTGGTGCCGGCGTGTTCCTATGCCGAAGCCTTCCTGCAGCGGCACGAGGAGTACCACGACCTGCTGGTGGGCTGAGCGCCAGCGGGCCACGCTTCAGCCAGGGCAGGCGATGATGGACAAACATGAACAGGGGATCCCGATGAAGATTGGAAACAACCGGCCACTGCACATCAGCGTGCTGGCCGGCGTGGTGGGCGTGCTGTTGCTGGCCGGCTGCCAGCGCGAAAGCGAGCCGGCTCCGGCGACCGACGCGGCGCCTGCCGCCGAGGCCACCGCGGCGGGTGAAACGCCGGCCGCGGAAGCGCCGCTGGATCTGCGCGACGTGATCGAGAACAACGAGCGCGAAGTGGTGGGTATCAGCTACCCGGCCGGCATCGATCGCTACCCGGGGCTGGCGCGCGCGCTGCAGGGCTATGCCACCAGTGCGCGCAGCGACCTGCAGCAGGCGCTGGATGGGTTGGGCAATGACAAGCCGACCATGCCCTACGAACTGTCGCTGAGCTTTGAGAAGCTGCTGGAAACCCCGCAGCTGGTGGTGGTCAGCGCCGATGGCAGCCGCTATACCGGTGGCGCCCACGGCGAGCCGCTGGTGGCGCGCTTCGTGTGGCTGCCTCAGCAGCAGCAGATGCTCAGTGCCGAGAAGCTGGTGCCCGACGCCAAGGGCTGGAAAGCGATCAGTGATTTCGTCGCCGACCAGCTGCGCGAGCGCGTGGCCACCCGCCTCAGTGGCGAAGACATGGACCCGGCCCAGCTGCAGGAATCGCTGCGCAATGCCTCGCGCATGATCGCCGACGGGACCGGCCCGCAGGCCGATAATTTCAGCCAGTTCCAGCCGCTGACCGACGACAAGGGGCAGATCACCGCGCTGCGCTTTGTGTTCCCGCCGTACCAGGTGGGTCCATACTCGGACGGCACCCAGACCGCTGACGTACCGGCGGCGGTGGTGTTGCCGCACGTGGCCAAGGACTACGTGGAGCTGTTCGCACGCGGTTGACCGCAGTGGAGGACGTGGGGTGGATACAGGGTTGCAGGAGCGGGTCGCCGGCCTGCTGCACGAAGCCGGGGTCCGCATCGGCGGCACCCAGCCACAGGACATCCAGGTGCATGACCCGCGCTTCTTCGCGCGGGTCATGGCACACGGCTCGCTCGGCCTCGGCGAGAGCTACATGGACGGTTGGTGGGATGCCACCGTCCTGGATGAATTCCTTGTCCACCTGATGCAGGCGCACCTGGACGAACGGGTGCATGGTTGGCGCGAAGTGGCCGATGCGCTGAAAGCGCGGCTGTTCAACCTGCAGAGCGGGCAGGGCAGCTACGAGGTCGGCCGGCGCCACTACGATCTTGGCAATGATCTCTACCAGGCCATGCTCGGCCAGCGCCTGGTGTACAGCTGTGGCTACTGGCGCAGTGCCGGCGATCTGGACGCCGCGCAGGAGGCCAAGCTCGACCTGGTCTGCCGCAAACTGGGGCTGCGCCCGGGCCAGCGCGTGCTGGACATTGGGTGTGGCTGGGGCGAAGCGCTGAAGTTCGCTGCCGAGCGCTATGGCGTCAGCGGTGTCGGCGTGACCATCTCGCAGGAGCAGGCCGACTTCGCCCGCGAGCTGTGTGCCGGCCTGCCGATCGAGATCCGCCTGCAGGACTATCGGGAACTGGATGAGCCGTTCGATGCGATCTTCTCGATCGGCATGTTCGAGCATGTCGGCGACAAGAACTACGCCAGCTTCTTCGAGGTGGCCCGGCGCTGCCTGTCGCCGCGCGGCCTGCTGCTGCTGCACACCATCGGTACCAACATCTCCCGGCACCGCACCGATCCGTGGATCGCGCGCTACATCTTCCCCAATTCGATGCTGCCTTCGGCGCTGCAGATCAGCAAGGCGTTCGAAGGACGCTTCGTGCTGGAGGACTGGCACAACTTCGGCACCGACTACGATCTGACCCTGCAGGCCTGGCGGCGGAATGTGGAAGCGGCCTGGCCGCAGCTGGATGCCCGTTATGACGAGCATTTCCGCCGCATGTGGCGGTTCTACCTGGCCGGCTCGATGGCCACCTTCCGTTGCCGGCATGCGCAGCTATGGCAGCTGGTGCTGTCGCCGGAAGGCGTGCCGGGCGGGTACGTGGCGCCGCGTTGATTCAGGTCCATCCACGCCATGCGTGGATGGGGCCAGAGCCCTTTCCGATGGAACAGGATCCGACCCCGGGGTCGGATCCCGTTTCGTAGAAATGGCCTCTGACCCCATCCAATAAAAAAACCGCCCGGTCTCCCGGGCGGTTTTCGTTTCACGCTACCGCGCCAGCGATCAGTTGCCGGCGCCGGTCAGGCCACGCTTTTCCAGCAGCGGCTCGATCTGCGGCTCGTGGCCGGCGAAATCGCGGAACAGCTGCATGGCATCCACGCTGCCACCCTTGGACAGCAGGGTGGCGCGGAAGTGGTCGCCGTTCTTGCGGCTCAGGCCACCGTTGTCCTTGAACCACTTCTGGGTGTTGGCGTCGAGCACTTCCGACCAGATGTAGGCGTAGTAGCCGGCCGAGTAGCCGCCCATGATGTGGCTGAAGTACGGGGTCTTGTAGCGCGGCGGAACCGGTGCGTAGTAGATGCCGTCCTTCTCCAGCGCAGCACGCTCGAAGGCCATCACGTCCTTGGCGGCCGGCACCTGATCAGCGCCGATCTGGTGCCAGCGCTGATCCAGCATGGCCGCACCCAGGTACTCGGTGGTGGCAAAGCCCTGGTTGAACTTGGCCGCGGCCAGCACCTTGTCCAGCAGTGCCTGCGGCATCGCCGAACCATTCTGGTAGTGCTTGGCGTAGTTCTTCAGGATGACCGGGTTGTCCGACCACATCTCGTTGACCTGCGAGGGGAACTCGACGAAGTCACGCGGCACCGAGGTGCCGGAGAAGTACGGGTACTTCACGTTGGAGAACATGCCGTGCAGGGCGTGGCCGAACTCGTGGAAGGTGGTGTTCACCTCGTCCCAGGTCAGCAGGGTCGGCTGGCCGGCCGGCGGCTTCGGGATGTTCAGGTGGTTGGCGACCACCGGCTTGAAGCCGGTCAGCTTGGACTGCGATACGTAGGAGTTCATCCACGCGCCACCGCGCTTGGAGGCGCGTGCATACGGGTCGAAGATGAAGATCGCCAGCTGGCTGCCGTCGGCGTCGAACACATCGTAGACAGTGACGTCATCGTGGTAGACCGGCAGGTCGGTGCGCTGCTTGAAGGTCAGGCCGAATTCCAGGTTGGCGGCATGGAACACGCCGTTCTCAAGCACGTTCTTCATTTCGAAGTACGGCTTCAGCTGCGACTCGTCGAAGTTGTACTTGGCCTGGCGCACCTTCTCGCTGTAGAAGGCCCAGTCCCACGGTTCCAGCGCGAAGGTCTTCTTGCCGGCCGCTTTCTGTTCCTGGTCGATCATCGCCTGCAGGTCGGCAGCTTCACGCTTGGCGTTGGCCACCGCGGCCGGGGCCAGCTTGCCCAGCATCGCATTGACCGCTTCGGGGGTCTTGGCGGTCTGGTTGGTCAGGTTATAGGCGGCGAAGTTCGGGAAGCCCATCAGCTTGGCCTTGTCGGCACGCAGCTGCATGATGCGCGAGACCAGTGCGGTGTTGTCGAACTCGCCGCCACGGCTGCCACGGCTGACCGAGGCTTCGTAGATCTTCTGGCGCAGGGCGCGGTTGGCCAGGTTGGTCAGCGGCGGCTGGCCGGTGGTGTTGAGCAGGGTGATCACGTACTTGCCGTCCTGGCCGCGGGCCTTGGCCGCTTCGGCGGCGGCCGCGATCTGCTCCTTGGACAGGCCGTCCAGTTCCTTGACGTCGGCGACGGTGATCGCCGAAGCGTTCACTTCCGACTGCACGTTCTGGCTGAACTTGGTGCCCAGGTTGGCCAGCTCGGCGTTCATTTCCTTCAGCTTGGCCTTGTCGGCGTCGGACAGCTTGGCGCCGGCGCGTACGTAGTTGTCGTAGTACTTCTCGACCAGGCGCACGCCTTCGGCGTCCAGGCCCAGCTGGCTGCGGGTGTCGTACAGTGCCTGGATGCGCGCGAACAGCTTGCCGTTCAGCGCGATCGCATCGCTGTGCGCGGCGAACTTGGCCGAATAATCAGCCTGCAGCTTCTTGCGGGTGTCGTTGGTATCGGCGCCGACCAGGCTGAAGAACACGGTGGTGGCGCGATCAAGGACGTCACCGCTCTTTTCCAGGGCGATGATGGTGTTGTCGAAGGTCGGCTTGGCCTTGTTGTTGGCGATCGCTTCCACTTCCTTCAGCTGCTGCGCCATGCCGGCGTCGAAGGCCGGGGCGAAATCGCTGTCCTTGATCTTGTCGAACTGCGGGAAGTGCAGGGGCAGCGGGCTTTCGGCGAAGAACGGATTGGCCTGCTGGGCGGCGGTGCTGGCGGCCGGGGTGGCGGCGCCGGCGGAGAAGGCGGGCAGGGCAAGGCCGAGGGACATGGCCACGGCAAGGGCAAGGCGAGTGGTCAAGGTAGGAACTCCGGTAAGGCAAACAAGGTTCCGAGGGTAACCCGGCCGGTCGCGCGCCCACTTGTGTCAAAAGACATGCTGGCAGCGCCGCCGCATGGGTGGCTGCCGGGCACGCGGCTCCCCCGGTACCATGCGGGTGTCCTTTCCCCGGGCCCACCGCCATGACCACCGCCTACGATTTCAGCTTCCGTGACCTGGACGGCCAGCCGCAGGCGCTGGCCCGGTACCAGGGCCAGCCGCTGCTGCTGGTCAACGTCGCCAGCCGCTGTGGCTTCACCCCGCAGTACACCGGCCTGGAACAGCTGTGGCAGGACTATCGCGAGCGCGGCCTGGTGGTGATCGGCTTCCCCTGCAACCAGTTCGGCGCACAGGAGCCCGGCGATGCCGCGCAGATCCGCCAGTTCTGCTCGCTGGATTACCCGGTCAGCTTCCCGCTGTCGGAGAAGATCGAGGTCAACGGCGAGGGCGCTGATCCCCTGTGGGCCTGGCTGTCACGCCAGAAGCGCGGCCTGCTGGGCAGTGCCCGCATCAAGTGGAATTTCAGCAAGTTCCTGGTCGACCGCCAGGGGCAGGTGGTGTCGCGGTATGCGCCCACCACCCGGCCGGAGCAACTGCGCGGAGCGATCGAAGCGCTGCTGTAACCGCCTGCGCCCTGCGGCAGCGCCAGGCCATGCCCGGCGTCGCTCGTGATTGCCGCCGCTCAGTTTCCTGCGGCCGCTCCTGCCTGGCGGTTGCGGACTTCTTCGGGCAGCGCTTCGATGACCTGTTGCATGATCCGCGGCAGGCTGGCCTCGCTGTAGCCACGATGGGCGTGGGCGATGGTGCCGTCACGGCCGACGATGAACATGTGGGGCACGGCGACGATGCCGAACTGCTCGGCCAGCACGCCACCGGGATCGTGCAGGTAGTCCAGCTTCGGCCAGCCACGTTGGCGGATCAGGCGGTTGACCTCCCGTCGCGGCTCGCCCCAGTTGACGGCATAGACCTGCAATGCGTCTTCGCCGACGACCTGCTGCAGATGCGCCAGGATGGGCAGTTCCTTGCGGCACGGGCCGCACCAGGAAGCCCAGAACGTCACGATCACCACCTTGCCGCGCAGCTCGGTCAGGTTGACTGGCTTGCCCTTGGCGTCATCGCCCAGCGCCTGCGGTGGCACGTCGCCGCTGGCGGGCGGCGAGGCCCATGCCGGAATGGCGGCCAGCAGCAGGCAGGCCATTGCCCAGGCCCGCATCCAGTGCGGAACAGGTGTGTTCGTCATCCGTGTCGTCCCCAGGGGGCCATTGGCCCATGTGCGGTGCACGATGCCCGCAATGCGTGGAGCACGCAAGCGGGCACGCACAAAGGCCGCCTTACTTCTCGACGAACGCGCGCTCGAACACGTAATGGCCCGGCTGGCCGATGCGCGGCGAAACCTGGAAGCCACGCGCGTCGAGCACGGCGCGCAGGTCGGCCAGCATCTGCGGGCTGCCGCAGATCATCGCGCGGTCGTTTTCCGGGCTCAGTTCCGGCAGGCCAAGGGTGCGCTGCATCTCACCGCTTTCCATCAGCGAGGTCAGGCGGCCCTGGTTGGCAAACGGTTCGCGGGTGACGGCCGGGTAGTACAGCAGCTTGTCGCCGATCATCTCGCCGAGGAACTCGTGCTCACGCAGTTCCTTCTCGAAGTAATCGCGGTAGGCCAGGTCCTTTTCGTAGCGTACGCCGTGGCACAGGATCACCTTCTCGAAGCGCTCGTAGGTCTCCGGATCCTTGATCACCGACAGCCACGGCGCCATGCCGGTGCCAGTGCCCAGCAGATACAGGTTCTTGCCCGGGTGCAGGTCGCTGATCAGCAGGGTGCCGGTGGGCTTCTTGCCGACCAGCACCTTGTCGCCCGGCTTGATGTGCTGCAGGCGCGAAGTCAGCGGGCCGTCCTGCACCTTGATGCTGAAGAACTCCAGATGCTCTTCCCAGTTGGCGCTGGCGATGGAATAGGCGCGCAGCAGCGGCCGCGCCTCGGTTTCCAGGCCGATCATCACGAACTGGCCGTTCTCGAAGCGGAAACCGCTGTCGCGGGTAAGGGTGAAGCTGAAGTAGGCGTCGGTCCAGTGACGGACCTCAAGCACCGTTTCGGCGCCGAAAGCGGAGGACATGGGCGTATCTATCGAAAGTCGTCGGGGGTGATTCTATCTCAAATGAGACAGGTTCTCATTAGGCGGAACGAGAGGCGTTCTCAGCGGTAACCGGCCGCCTGCAGCTCGAACAGCTCGGCGTAGCGACCGCCCTGGGCCATCAGCTGGGCGTGGGTGCCACTGGCCTCGATCCGCCCATCGGCCAGCACCAGGATGCGATCGGCCATGCGTACCGAGGAAAAACGGTGGGAAATCAGTACAGCGGTGCGATTATCCGCCAGTTCCCTGAACCGTTGGAACACCTCGAACTCGCTGCGTGCATCCAGCGCCGCCGTGGGCTCATCCAGGATCATCACCTGCGCATTGCGCATCCATGCGCGGGCGATGGCGATCTTCTGCCATTGGCCGCCGGACAGGTCCACGCCCTGCTTGAAGCGCCGCCCGATCAGCTGATCATAGCCGCCGGGCAGTGCGTCGATCACTTCTTCGGCCATGCCACGCCGGGCGGCGTCGGCGATGCGCGCCTGATCGTGCATGGCCTCGACCTGGCCGACGCCGATGTTCTCGCCGGCGCTGAGGTTGTAGCGCACGAAGTCCTGGAAGATCACTCCGAGGTTGGCGCGCAGGTCGTCCAGGTCGTAATCGCGCAGGTCGCGGCCATCAAGCAGGATGCGGCCCTCGTCCGGTTCGTACAGCCGCGCCAGCAGCTTGACCAGGGTGGTCTTGCCGGCGCCGTTCTCGCCCACCAGGGCCAGCACTTCGCCCGCATGCAGCTGGAAATCCAGATGGCGCACCGCCCACTGTTCCGCATCGGGATAGCGGAAGCCGACGTTCTCGAACACGAAGCCCTGGCGGATCGGCTGCGGCACGCGTACGGCGCCGTCGCGGGTGTGGATCTCCGGCTCGATCTGGAAGAACGAGAACAGATCGTCCAGGTACAGCGCCTGGCTGGCCACCTGCGAGAACCCGATCAAAAGGCCTTCCAGCAGCTGGCGCAGGCGCAGGAAGCTGCCGGCCAGGAAGGTGAGGTCACCGATCGAGAAATCGCCGCGCACCGTGCGCCAGGCGATGTAGGCGTAGGCGGTGTAATAGCCCAGCGTGCCCAGCGCAGCCAGCAGCGTGCCCCAGAACGCGCGGCGCCGGGCCAGTGCCCGGTTGGCCTGGAACAGCGCCACCGACAGGCGCCGGTAACGCTCCACCAGGAAGCGGTGCAGGTTGTAGATCTTCACTTCCTTGGCCGTTTCCACACTGGCGCCGAGCTGGCGCAGGTAGTCGAGCTGGCGGCGCTCGGGCGTCCATTGGAAGTTGAGGCTGTAGCCGGCCGCGTTGAAGTGCGACTCACCGATGAAGGCCGGCACCAGCGCCAGCGCCAGCAGCAGGATCAGCCACGGCGCGTAGACCAGCAGGCCGACGGCGAGGCTGGCCACGGTGATCGCATCCTGCACCTGGCCGAACAGCTGGCTCATCAGGTTCATCCGGCCCATGGTCTGGCGCCGAGCACGGTCCAGCTTGTCCTGCAGGTCCGGGTCCTCGAAGTCCTCCAGGTCCAGCGTGGCGGCATGTTCCATCAAGCGGATGCTGGTGACGTTGGCGAACAGTTCCGAGAGCAGCGCATCGGCATAGCTGACCAGCCGGCCGAGCAGGTCCGAGCCGATGGCCAGGCCGAACTCCAGCGCCAGCAGGCCCAGCAGCGGATTGAGCAGGCCACTGGACAGCGCCTCGCCCAGGGGCGGGAAGCCCGCATCGTGCTGACTCAGGTGCAGCGCGGTGTCGATGATCAGCTTGCCGACGTACAGCATCGCCACCGGCAGCAGCGCACGGATCAGGCGCAGGCCCAGGCTGGCCAGGGTGAGCGCGGGGCTGGTCTGCCAGACCATGCGCAGGAATGGCGGCAGGTTGCGCATCGCTCTGAAGCGCTGGCGCAGGCTGGGCTTTCTTTCGGAGGCGGCGGGCATGCGCGCATTGTGCGCGCCCGGGCCGTGCAGAGGGGGTCAGTGCAGCCGTGCGGCAGCGCCGGGGTCAGAGCCCTTTGCCACGCAAAGGGATCTGACCCCGGTGAGAAT
Proteins encoded in this region:
- a CDS encoding GNAT family N-acetyltransferase; translated protein: MASVTPPGLAYEVEHDLANHRFTARVRGQLAVLDYQIKRRRMVITHTEVPEPIAGRGIAGELTRVALRFAREQKYKVVPACSYAEAFLQRHEEYHDLLVG
- a CDS encoding DUF3298 and DUF4163 domain-containing protein gives rise to the protein MDKHEQGIPMKIGNNRPLHISVLAGVVGVLLLAGCQRESEPAPATDAAPAAEATAAGETPAAEAPLDLRDVIENNEREVVGISYPAGIDRYPGLARALQGYATSARSDLQQALDGLGNDKPTMPYELSLSFEKLLETPQLVVVSADGSRYTGGAHGEPLVARFVWLPQQQQMLSAEKLVPDAKGWKAISDFVADQLRERVATRLSGEDMDPAQLQESLRNASRMIADGTGPQADNFSQFQPLTDDKGQITALRFVFPPYQVGPYSDGTQTADVPAAVVLPHVAKDYVELFARG
- the cfa gene encoding cyclopropane fatty acyl phospholipid synthase; translated protein: MDTGLQERVAGLLHEAGVRIGGTQPQDIQVHDPRFFARVMAHGSLGLGESYMDGWWDATVLDEFLVHLMQAHLDERVHGWREVADALKARLFNLQSGQGSYEVGRRHYDLGNDLYQAMLGQRLVYSCGYWRSAGDLDAAQEAKLDLVCRKLGLRPGQRVLDIGCGWGEALKFAAERYGVSGVGVTISQEQADFARELCAGLPIEIRLQDYRELDEPFDAIFSIGMFEHVGDKNYASFFEVARRCLSPRGLLLLHTIGTNISRHRTDPWIARYIFPNSMLPSALQISKAFEGRFVLEDWHNFGTDYDLTLQAWRRNVEAAWPQLDARYDEHFRRMWRFYLAGSMATFRCRHAQLWQLVLSPEGVPGGYVAPR
- a CDS encoding M3 family metallopeptidase codes for the protein MTTRLALAVAMSLGLALPAFSAGAATPAASTAAQQANPFFAESPLPLHFPQFDKIKDSDFAPAFDAGMAQQLKEVEAIANNKAKPTFDNTIIALEKSGDVLDRATTVFFSLVGADTNDTRKKLQADYSAKFAAHSDAIALNGKLFARIQALYDTRSQLGLDAEGVRLVEKYYDNYVRAGAKLSDADKAKLKEMNAELANLGTKFSQNVQSEVNASAITVADVKELDGLSKEQIAAAAEAAKARGQDGKYVITLLNTTGQPPLTNLANRALRQKIYEASVSRGSRGGEFDNTALVSRIMQLRADKAKLMGFPNFAAYNLTNQTAKTPEAVNAMLGKLAPAAVANAKREAADLQAMIDQEQKAAGKKTFALEPWDWAFYSEKVRQAKYNFDESQLKPYFEMKNVLENGVFHAANLEFGLTFKQRTDLPVYHDDVTVYDVFDADGSQLAIFIFDPYARASKRGGAWMNSYVSQSKLTGFKPVVANHLNIPKPPAGQPTLLTWDEVNTTFHEFGHALHGMFSNVKYPYFSGTSVPRDFVEFPSQVNEMWSDNPVILKNYAKHYQNGSAMPQALLDKVLAAAKFNQGFATTEYLGAAMLDQRWHQIGADQVPAAKDVMAFERAALEKDGIYYAPVPPRYKTPYFSHIMGGYSAGYYAYIWSEVLDANTQKWFKDNGGLSRKNGDHFRATLLSKGGSVDAMQLFRDFAGHEPQIEPLLEKRGLTGAGN
- a CDS encoding glutathione peroxidase encodes the protein MTTAYDFSFRDLDGQPQALARYQGQPLLLVNVASRCGFTPQYTGLEQLWQDYRERGLVVIGFPCNQFGAQEPGDAAQIRQFCSLDYPVSFPLSEKIEVNGEGADPLWAWLSRQKRGLLGSARIKWNFSKFLVDRQGQVVSRYAPTTRPEQLRGAIEALL
- a CDS encoding TlpA disulfide reductase family protein, which produces MTNTPVPHWMRAWAMACLLLAAIPAWASPPASGDVPPQALGDDAKGKPVNLTELRGKVVIVTFWASWCGPCRKELPILAHLQQVVGEDALQVYAVNWGEPRREVNRLIRQRGWPKLDYLHDPGGVLAEQFGIVAVPHMFIVGRDGTIAHAHRGYSEASLPRIMQQVIEALPEEVRNRQAGAAAGN
- a CDS encoding ferredoxin--NADP reductase, which translates into the protein MSSAFGAETVLEVRHWTDAYFSFTLTRDSGFRFENGQFVMIGLETEARPLLRAYSIASANWEEHLEFFSIKVQDGPLTSRLQHIKPGDKVLVGKKPTGTLLISDLHPGKNLYLLGTGTGMAPWLSVIKDPETYERFEKVILCHGVRYEKDLAYRDYFEKELREHEFLGEMIGDKLLYYPAVTREPFANQGRLTSLMESGEMQRTLGLPELSPENDRAMICGSPQMLADLRAVLDARGFQVSPRIGQPGHYVFERAFVEK
- a CDS encoding ABC transporter ATP-binding protein, translated to MPAASERKPSLRQRFRAMRNLPPFLRMVWQTSPALTLASLGLRLIRALLPVAMLYVGKLIIDTALHLSQHDAGFPPLGEALSSGLLNPLLGLLALEFGLAIGSDLLGRLVSYADALLSELFANVTSIRLMEHAATLDLEDFEDPDLQDKLDRARRQTMGRMNLMSQLFGQVQDAITVASLAVGLLVYAPWLILLLALALVPAFIGESHFNAAGYSLNFQWTPERRQLDYLRQLGASVETAKEVKIYNLHRFLVERYRRLSVALFQANRALARRRAFWGTLLAALGTLGYYTAYAYIAWRTVRGDFSIGDLTFLAGSFLRLRQLLEGLLIGFSQVASQALYLDDLFSFFQIEPEIHTRDGAVRVPQPIRQGFVFENVGFRYPDAEQWAVRHLDFQLHAGEVLALVGENGAGKTTLVKLLARLYEPDEGRILLDGRDLRDYDLDDLRANLGVIFQDFVRYNLSAGENIGVGQVEAMHDQARIADAARRGMAEEVIDALPGGYDQLIGRRFKQGVDLSGGQWQKIAIARAWMRNAQVMILDEPTAALDARSEFEVFQRFRELADNRTAVLISHRFSSVRMADRILVLADGRIEASGTHAQLMAQGGRYAELFELQAAGYR